In Halanaerobiales bacterium, a single window of DNA contains:
- a CDS encoding 4Fe-4S binding protein, whose product MAYEISSDCISCGACESECPVDAISQGDTQYVIDAATCIDCAACVDVCPVDAISPA is encoded by the coding sequence ATGGCTTATGAAATTTCTTCTGATTGTATTTCCTGTGGTGCCTGTGAATCAGAGTGTCCTGTAGATGCTATTAGCCAGGGAGATACTCAGTATGTTATTGATGCTGCTACCTGTATTGATTGTGCAGCCTGTGTTGATGTTTGTCCTGTAGATGCTATTAGTCCTGCCTAA